The following proteins are encoded in a genomic region of Sulfurovum indicum:
- the rpsE gene encoding 30S ribosomal protein S5 yields the protein MENQEIEKEFEEVIVNIGRVTKVVKGGRRFRFTALVVIGDKKGTVGYGFGKAKEVPDAIKKAVDDAHKNLVKVNIKGTTIAHDIEHKFNASRIVLRPASEGTGVIAGGAARPVLELAGVQDVLCKSIGSNNPNNLVRCAIQALTRIKA from the coding sequence ATGGAAAATCAAGAAATCGAAAAAGAATTCGAAGAAGTAATCGTTAATATCGGTCGTGTTACCAAAGTTGTCAAGGGTGGTAGAAGATTCAGATTTACAGCTCTTGTTGTCATCGGTGACAAGAAAGGTACAGTAGGATACGGATTTGGTAAAGCCAAAGAGGTTCCGGATGCGATCAAAAAAGCGGTTGATGATGCTCACAAAAATCTTGTGAAAGTAAACATCAAAGGTACGACCATCGCTCACGACATCGAGCACAAGTTCAACGCAAGTAGAATCGTGCTTAGACCGGCGAGTGAAGGTACAGGGGTTATCGCCGGTGGTGCTGCTCGTCCAGTACTTGAACTTGCAGGTGTACAGGATGTACTCTGTAAATCTATCGGTTCTAACAACCCAAACAACCTGGTAAGATGTGCAATTCAGGCACTTACCAGAATCAAAGCATAA
- the rplO gene encoding 50S ribosomal protein L15 yields the protein MGLHNLQPAPGSTRNRKRVGRGQGSGTGKTAGRGNKGQKARSGYSKKRGFEGGQMPLQKRLPKIGFTSKVEKPYVINVEKIKAVAELDEITLESIRSVHKLQKTVKRVKLIGASAKELASKIKDDAVTTSGK from the coding sequence ATGGGTCTACATAATTTACAACCAGCTCCAGGGTCTACTCGCAACAGAAAAAGAGTAGGTCGTGGACAGGGTTCAGGAACAGGTAAAACAGCCGGACGCGGTAACAAGGGTCAAAAAGCAAGATCCGGTTACAGCAAGAAAAGAGGATTTGAAGGTGGTCAAATGCCTCTTCAAAAAAGATTGCCAAAGATCGGCTTCACATCCAAAGTAGAGAAGCCGTATGTGATCAACGTTGAGAAGATCAAAGCAGTGGCGGAACTTGATGAGATCACACTTGAGAGCATCAGATCTGTTCACAAGCTGCAAAAAACAGTTAAAAGAGTAAAATTGATCGGTGCATCAGCAAAAGAGCTTGCATCCAAGATCAAAGACGACGCTGTCACAACAAGCGGAAAATAA
- the secY gene encoding preprotein translocase subunit SecY — translation MGNALTQKILITLGFLFAYRVLAYIPTPGVDLGVIKEFFDSNTNNALGMMNMFSGNAVERLSIISLGIMPYITASIVMELLAATFPALGQMKKERDGMQKYMQIIRYFTIFITVVQAIGVSMGLQSMTGRAGQSAVMIDPVMFTVLTTFSMLTGTMLLMWIGEQITQKGIGNGISLIIFAGIVSGLPSAIGNTIRAVNAGEMNFLLVLGILAIMLITILAIIYVELGERRVPISYSRKTIMQNQSKRVMNYIPVKVNLSGVIPPIFASAVLMFPLTMLQASTNPIITAIADTLAPGGIVFNVATFFLVVFFAFFYASIAFNAKDIADNLKRQGGFIPGVRPGEHTKEFLNEVASRLTGSGAVYLGIISTVPFAVISGMGASFYFGGVSVLIIVQVALDTMRKIEAQRTMNQYDTLGNVGL, via the coding sequence ATGGGTAACGCTTTAACTCAAAAAATCCTGATCACATTGGGATTCCTTTTTGCGTACAGAGTTTTAGCCTATATTCCTACTCCGGGTGTTGACCTTGGTGTTATCAAAGAGTTCTTTGACAGTAACACCAACAACGCCCTTGGGATGATGAATATGTTCTCTGGTAATGCTGTTGAGCGCTTGAGTATCATCTCCCTGGGTATTATGCCTTACATCACCGCATCCATCGTTATGGAACTTCTTGCAGCAACTTTCCCCGCACTTGGACAAATGAAAAAAGAACGTGACGGTATGCAGAAGTATATGCAGATCATTCGTTATTTCACCATTTTCATTACAGTTGTTCAGGCAATTGGTGTCTCTATGGGACTTCAAAGTATGACAGGACGTGCAGGGCAGAGTGCAGTCATGATAGATCCGGTAATGTTTACCGTATTGACAACCTTCTCCATGCTGACAGGAACCATGCTGCTTATGTGGATCGGTGAGCAGATCACTCAAAAAGGAATAGGAAACGGTATTTCACTTATTATCTTTGCCGGTATTGTTTCAGGCTTGCCTTCAGCAATAGGTAATACGATCAGAGCAGTGAATGCAGGTGAAATGAACTTTCTGCTTGTACTTGGTATTCTGGCGATCATGCTTATTACGATCCTTGCTATTATCTATGTCGAGCTTGGAGAAAGACGTGTACCTATCTCCTACTCAAGAAAGACGATAATGCAGAACCAAAGCAAGAGAGTGATGAACTACATTCCTGTAAAAGTGAATCTTTCAGGGGTAATTCCTCCAATCTTCGCTTCGGCTGTACTGATGTTCCCGCTTACAATGCTTCAGGCCAGTACAAATCCGATCATTACTGCGATCGCTGATACATTGGCTCCGGGTGGTATCGTCTTTAATGTAGCAACTTTCTTCCTGGTTGTTTTCTTTGCATTCTTTTATGCATCTATCGCATTCAATGCAAAAGATATTGCTGACAACCTTAAAAGACAGGGTGGATTCATTCCTGGTGTCAGACCCGGAGAACACACCAAAGAGTTTCTGAATGAAGTTGCCAGCAGACTGACAGGTTCGGGTGCAGTCTATCTCGGTATTATTTCTACGGTACCGTTCGCGGTTATCTCCGGAATGGGAGCAAGCTTTTACTTCGGTGGAGTTTCTGTACTGATCATCGTGCAGGTAGCACTTGATACGATGAGAAAGATAGAAGCGCAAAGAACAATGAACCAGTATGATACCCTAGGTAATGTAGGTTTATAA